A genomic region of Polynucleobacter necessarius contains the following coding sequences:
- the glcF gene encoding glycolate oxidase subunit GlcF has protein sequence MQTQLAPQFANTPEGIEAARILGKCVHCGFCTATCPTYQLLGDELDGPRGRIYLIKQIAEGQAPTEKTRLHLDRCLTCRNCESTCPSGVQYGNLVDIGRKWAEENTPAHPMAQRLTRWALKEGSTTPALFNAAMTLGRLVRPLMPSGIKRKIPLAVNKALASSTDAYARPTAIHQRKMVLLEGCVQPGMLPNINSATARVLNALKIQLISAPSATCCGALRYHLNDQAGGIDNAKQNIDAWWPLVEGGIEAIVMTASGCGVMVKDYGHLFANDPAYANKAKKISELTKDISEILPALENELVQLIGTDPKPGVVYHPPCTLQHGQQIRGKVEGLLSSIGVGVRLCADSHLCCGSAGIYSVTQSELSEQLRRNKLTHLNAACEESGVEVIVSGNIGCITHLQQDDTPVVHWIEIVDQLIRNSSKAL, from the coding sequence ATGCAAACTCAACTCGCCCCTCAATTTGCCAACACACCGGAAGGTATCGAGGCAGCCCGCATTCTGGGTAAATGCGTTCACTGCGGTTTCTGTACTGCAACCTGCCCTACCTATCAGCTGCTTGGAGACGAATTAGATGGTCCACGCGGACGTATCTATCTGATCAAGCAGATTGCGGAAGGTCAGGCGCCTACCGAAAAGACTCGCCTGCATTTAGACCGCTGCTTAACCTGCCGTAATTGCGAGAGCACTTGCCCTAGCGGCGTGCAATACGGCAATCTAGTGGACATTGGCCGTAAATGGGCGGAAGAAAATACGCCTGCACATCCAATGGCACAACGTCTAACTCGTTGGGCCTTAAAAGAAGGCTCAACAACACCAGCTTTATTCAATGCAGCCATGACCTTGGGTCGATTGGTGCGCCCGTTAATGCCTAGCGGAATCAAACGCAAAATTCCATTGGCGGTAAATAAAGCATTGGCTAGCAGCACTGATGCCTATGCAAGGCCGACTGCAATTCATCAGCGCAAAATGGTTTTGCTTGAAGGTTGCGTTCAACCTGGAATGCTGCCGAACATCAATTCAGCAACTGCCCGCGTACTGAATGCTTTAAAGATTCAATTAATTAGCGCGCCGAGCGCTACTTGTTGTGGAGCACTGCGCTATCACCTCAATGATCAAGCTGGAGGCATAGATAATGCCAAGCAAAATATTGATGCCTGGTGGCCTCTAGTTGAAGGTGGTATTGAAGCTATTGTGATGACAGCCTCTGGATGCGGCGTCATGGTGAAGGACTATGGCCATTTATTTGCTAATGATCCTGCTTACGCAAATAAGGCCAAAAAAATCTCTGAGTTAACCAAAGATATTTCTGAAATTCTTCCAGCCCTCGAAAATGAACTCGTACAGTTGATTGGCACAGATCCAAAACCAGGCGTGGTGTATCACCCACCTTGCACTTTGCAGCATGGGCAACAAATTCGCGGAAAGGTAGAGGGTTTACTTTCTAGCATTGGGGTTGGTGTACGTTTATGCGCAGACAGTCATCTTTGCTGCGGTTCTGCCGGCATCTATTCAGTTACTCAGTCAGAGCTATCCGAGCAGCTCCGCAGAAATAAACTGACTCACTTAAATGCAGCCTGCGAGGAATCTGGGGTGGAGGTCATTGTCTCCGGAAACATTGGCTGCATCACCCATCTTCAGCAAGATGACACCCCAGTGGTGCATTGGATCGAAATCGTAGATCAATTGATCAGAAACTCTTCTAAGGCATTATGA
- a CDS encoding 3-deoxy-7-phosphoheptulonate synthase produces the protein MSQQNTNPANWYSAVDKTSDTDDQRIHNISVLPPPEHLIRFFPISGTPTEALISKTRQKIRDIIHGKDDRLLVIIGPCSIHDPKAALEYCQRLLAERERFSGELEIVMRVYFEKPRTTVGWKGLINDPYLDESYRIEEGLRLARQVLMEINRLGMPAGSEFLDVISPQYIADLISWGAIGARTTESQVHRELASGLSAPIGFKNGTDGNIKIATDAIQAAGHPHHFLSVHKNGQVSVVETKGNKDCHVILRGGKEPNYEVKFVQAACAELEAAKLPASLMVDLSHANSSKEHERQIIVADDVAQQIESGSHQIFGVMVESHLNDGAQKFTPGKDDPSKLEYGRSITDACINWDDSVQVLERLANAVKNRRSKKK, from the coding sequence ATGAGCCAACAAAATACAAATCCAGCTAATTGGTACTCCGCAGTCGACAAGACTTCGGATACCGACGATCAACGCATTCACAACATCTCTGTTCTGCCTCCGCCAGAGCATTTGATTCGTTTCTTTCCAATTTCTGGAACACCAACTGAAGCGTTGATTAGCAAAACTCGTCAAAAGATTCGCGACATTATTCATGGCAAAGATGATCGTTTACTCGTCATCATCGGACCATGCTCTATTCACGATCCAAAAGCAGCACTTGAATACTGCCAACGTCTTTTGGCTGAGCGCGAGCGTTTTTCCGGTGAATTAGAAATTGTGATGCGCGTGTATTTTGAAAAACCGCGCACCACTGTTGGCTGGAAAGGGTTGATTAATGACCCATACCTCGACGAAAGCTATCGCATCGAAGAAGGACTCCGTCTTGCGCGTCAAGTATTGATGGAAATTAATCGCTTAGGCATGCCAGCTGGTAGCGAATTCTTAGACGTAATTTCTCCACAATATATTGCTGACCTGATTTCATGGGGCGCAATTGGTGCACGCACCACTGAGAGTCAAGTGCATCGCGAACTGGCTTCTGGATTATCTGCACCAATCGGATTTAAGAATGGCACTGATGGCAACATCAAAATTGCTACTGACGCTATTCAAGCCGCAGGTCATCCGCACCACTTCTTATCTGTTCATAAGAACGGTCAAGTATCGGTTGTGGAAACCAAAGGAAATAAAGATTGCCACGTGATTTTACGTGGTGGCAAAGAGCCTAACTATGAAGTAAAGTTTGTGCAGGCTGCTTGCGCAGAGCTAGAAGCAGCAAAGCTTCCAGCCAGTTTGATGGTTGATCTGTCACATGCCAATTCAAGCAAAGAACATGAGCGTCAAATCATTGTTGCTGATGATGTCGCACAACAAATTGAATCTGGATCTCATCAGATTTTTGGCGTAATGGTTGAGAGCCACCTGAATGACGGCGCTCAAAAATTCACGCCAGGCAAAGATGATCCAAGCAAACTAGAGTATGGCCGCAGCATTACCGATGCGTGTATTAATTGGGATGACTCAGTACAAGTTTTAGAACGTCTTGCTAACGCAGTTAAGAATCGTAGAAGCAAGAAAAAATAA
- a CDS encoding cob(I)yrinic acid a,c-diamide adenosyltransferase, giving the protein MGNRLSKIATRTGDAGMTGLGDGSRVEKDHLRICAMGDVDELNSEIGVLMTEDIPEGVSTEMRELFLQVQHDLFDLGGELCIPNYKLLNPEHVAQLDVWLEKYNQQLPPLTEFILPGGTRAAAQAHVCRTVCRRAERSIVRLGWEEPLYDSPRQYVNRLSDLLFVIARILNRAAGGSDVLWKHEKRD; this is encoded by the coding sequence ATGGGAAATCGACTATCAAAAATCGCCACCAGAACAGGTGATGCAGGAATGACCGGCTTGGGCGATGGAAGTCGCGTTGAGAAAGACCATCTGCGGATCTGCGCCATGGGGGATGTCGATGAGTTGAACTCTGAAATCGGCGTTTTGATGACTGAAGACATCCCAGAGGGTGTTTCTACTGAAATGCGTGAGCTTTTCCTGCAGGTCCAGCATGACTTATTTGATTTGGGCGGTGAGCTTTGTATTCCTAACTACAAACTACTCAATCCTGAGCATGTTGCCCAGCTCGATGTTTGGCTAGAAAAATATAACCAGCAGTTACCACCTTTGACAGAATTCATTTTGCCTGGTGGTACTCGTGCCGCTGCACAAGCGCATGTCTGTCGCACCGTTTGTCGAAGAGCGGAGCGTTCAATTGTCCGTTTGGGGTGGGAAGAGCCTTTGTACGATTCTCCCCGTCAATATGTCAATCGCTTATCCGATCTACTCTTTGTTATTGCGCGCATTCTTAATCGTGCGGCAGGTGGCTCTGACGTGCTTTGGAAGCACGAAAAAAGAGACTAA
- a CDS encoding YggS family pyridoxal phosphate-dependent enzyme: MNSIVVNLIQVRERIELAALTAKREPKEIELLAVSKTFPASAVEEAMHAGQSAFGENYVQEAGEKIEKLAKLRPWLVWHFIGPLQSNKTREVAEHFDWVHSVDRLKIAERLSAQRGEFPDLPPLQVCVQMNVSDEDTKSGVFLSEVEDLCNAITSLPNLVLRGLMAIPAPNPDPIQQRQTFAVVQDCFRKIQNAHATELGYQFFDTLSMGMSDDLEAAIAEGSTMVRIGTAIFGKRDKISK, encoded by the coding sequence ATGAATTCAATTGTTGTAAACCTAATACAAGTTAGGGAACGCATTGAGCTTGCTGCTTTAACAGCAAAGCGAGAGCCTAAAGAAATTGAACTCTTGGCTGTTAGCAAAACTTTTCCTGCTTCAGCAGTAGAAGAAGCAATGCATGCAGGTCAATCGGCTTTTGGCGAAAACTATGTCCAAGAAGCAGGCGAAAAGATTGAAAAGCTTGCCAAATTACGCCCTTGGTTGGTATGGCATTTTATCGGCCCATTACAAAGCAATAAAACGAGAGAAGTAGCAGAGCACTTCGATTGGGTGCACAGTGTGGATAGACTCAAGATTGCCGAGCGCTTATCTGCCCAGCGCGGTGAATTTCCAGACTTACCCCCCTTGCAAGTTTGCGTGCAAATGAATGTCAGCGATGAAGATACTAAAAGCGGGGTTTTCCTGTCGGAAGTAGAAGATCTTTGTAATGCCATTACCTCTTTACCAAACCTGGTTCTCAGAGGCTTAATGGCTATTCCAGCACCGAACCCAGACCCCATACAGCAACGGCAGACTTTTGCAGTTGTACAAGATTGCTTTAGGAAAATTCAAAACGCACATGCCACTGAACTGGGATACCAATTCTTTGACACCCTTTCGATGGGTATGTCGGATGATTTAGAGGCTGCCATTGCCGAAGGAAGCACCATGGTTCGCATTGGTACAGCCATTTTTGGGAAGCGCGATAAGATTAGCAAATGA
- the glcE gene encoding glycolate oxidase subunit GlcE — protein MTISNPQINAFREQILNAAKNKASLSIEGGGTKSWYGNANSHEKLDTRPYSGILEYQPEELVITACAGTPLKEIEAALKEKNQVLAFEPPHFGENATFGGAIAAGLAGPGRITVGNFRDFVLGARILDGKGQDLSFGGKVMKNVAGYDVSRLIPGSLGTLALLLEASVKVLPKPAATVTLRCKISQEKALQALNQWAGQPLPLSASCWIGSGKDQDGELTFRLAGAAAAVKAAIPLMSSLLNATELNAEVAENFWNELREQKIAAFNNLGTDQTLYRLALPAACGPIAIAGADDEIVLEWHGQQRWIKAPGDEATFNTLKALANSHGGHATRFRQGENVDPAYQRFTLLSEQSHSKALEAVQERLRSAFDPAGVFATKRLP, from the coding sequence ATGACAATCTCCAATCCGCAGATCAATGCATTCCGCGAGCAAATTCTAAATGCAGCCAAGAATAAGGCTTCGCTCTCAATTGAAGGTGGCGGTACAAAGTCTTGGTATGGGAATGCCAATAGCCATGAGAAGCTCGATACACGCCCTTACTCAGGAATCCTGGAATACCAACCGGAAGAACTGGTGATCACAGCATGTGCAGGTACTCCGTTAAAGGAAATTGAAGCGGCACTGAAAGAAAAAAATCAGGTACTCGCTTTTGAGCCGCCTCATTTTGGTGAGAACGCAACATTTGGTGGCGCCATTGCTGCTGGCTTAGCGGGTCCAGGGCGCATTACGGTTGGCAATTTCCGTGACTTCGTATTGGGCGCTCGCATTCTGGATGGTAAAGGTCAAGACCTTTCATTTGGCGGCAAGGTCATGAAGAACGTAGCTGGGTATGATGTTTCGCGCCTGATTCCCGGATCCTTGGGAACTCTGGCACTTTTATTGGAAGCCTCAGTCAAGGTGCTGCCAAAGCCTGCCGCTACAGTTACATTACGTTGCAAGATTTCCCAAGAAAAAGCTCTGCAAGCATTAAATCAGTGGGCTGGCCAACCCCTACCTTTATCAGCTAGCTGCTGGATTGGCTCAGGTAAGGACCAAGATGGAGAGCTCACTTTCCGTCTCGCAGGCGCAGCTGCTGCAGTTAAGGCAGCAATTCCTTTGATGAGTTCTTTGCTAAATGCTACGGAACTCAACGCAGAAGTTGCTGAAAATTTCTGGAATGAATTACGCGAACAAAAAATCGCTGCATTTAATAATCTTGGCACCGATCAAACTCTCTACCGCTTGGCATTGCCTGCGGCGTGTGGACCCATTGCGATTGCCGGCGCCGATGATGAAATTGTTTTGGAGTGGCACGGCCAACAACGCTGGATTAAAGCGCCTGGTGATGAAGCTACCTTTAATACACTCAAAGCATTAGCAAACTCTCATGGTGGACATGCGACTCGCTTTAGACAGGGCGAAAACGTTGACCCTGCTTATCAGCGTTTTACATTGCTATCAGAACAATCTCATTCCAAAGCCCTCGAGGCAGTACAAGAACGCCTAAGATCAGCCTTTGATCCTGCTGGTGTATTTGCTACTAAACGTCTTCCATAA